TGCTCACCTTGGATACCCACGAGCCGGCCACCGTGCACGGTTCCTGCAATGCCGGTCAGGGCGCGTCGATGGCTGTGGCAACCAAGTGCTCCATGCGAGCGGTTGCGGGCTTCCTGAAGCACCTGCGCGCGGCCGGCTACCTGAAGGACACGGTGGTGGTCGTGACCGGTGACCACCTCAAGGCGGTCGGCGACGGCACCGCCTTTCACCAGGAGCTGTCGCACGCCGGCCAGCGGAGCATCTTCTTCCGGCTGTGGAGCCCCCGGCCGGTGCACCTCGGGGTGGATCGCGGCGACCAGTTCTCGGTGCTGCCGACCACGCTGGAGGCGCTCGGCTTCTCGATCCCGGACGGACGCGCGGGCCTGGGCCTGTCCCTGCTGGGCACGCGAGCGGTCCGGGGAGTGGCGCTGAGCCTGCCGTCCGACACCTATCGCGCGCTGCTGGCCGCACCGTCTCGGGACTTCTATGCCCGGATCTGGGCTCGCTGAACTCGTTCAGGCACTGGATATGGTTGGGCCCAGGGAGGTGAGATGTCCGGATTCGCGGTTGGCGACCTGTTGGTTGCCGGCATCACGATCAGCGACGGTGTCTTCGACGGCACCGTGGTGCTGCTGGTCGAGGTGGACGAGTCCGGCACGGTCGGAGTCGTCCTGAACCGCATCTCCGAACTCGATCTGGGCAGTGCACTTCCGTCCTGGGCCGGTCTGGTCAGCGAGCCGGCCCGGCTGTTCGACGGCGGCCCGGTGTCCCAGCAGGGAGCGATCTGCCTGGCGGAGCCGTCCCACGCCGGTGAGGAGCCGCCCGGCTGGCGTCCGATCTTCGGAAGGGTGGGGCTGCTCAACCTGGAGACCCCCGTGGAGATCGCTGCCGGGGCCTACCGACGCCTGCGGATCTTCGCCGGCTACGCCGGTTGGGATGCCGGTCAGTTGGAACGGGAGCTCGAGTTGGCCATGTGGCATGTGCTGCCGGCGGCCCATGATGACGTCTTCGACACCCAGCCGAACAGCTTGTGGCGGCGGGTACTACGTCGGCAAGGGGGAGAGCTCGCGCTGCTCTCCACATGGACGGCGAACGCGGAACTCAACTGAGCGCCCCTTGTCGCATAGGATGACGCTGTTGGAAGTCCAAGGAGGGAAGTTGCTTTCAGAGGCTCCCCGCACCGCACCGGCGCGGATCCTGGTGGTGGATGACGACGAGGCCCTCGCCGAGATGCTGCACATCGTGCTGGAGTCGGAGGGGTACGACGCTCGGCTCTGCCATAACGGTGATACTGCGCTGGCTGCCTTCCACGACTACCGCCCCGATCTGGTCCTGCTGGATCTGATGCTGCCCGGCCGCGACGGAGTGGACGTCTGCCGCGACATCCGCGAGGAGTCCGGAGTCCCGGTGATCATGCTCACCGCCAAGTCCGACACCACCGATGTGGTGGACGGACTGGCTGCCGGCGCCGACGACTACGTCCCCAAGCCGTTCAAGACTCAGGAACTGATCGCCCGGATCAAGACCCGGCTGCGCCGCCATGTGGTGGCCGACTCCGACAACGACACGCTGCGGATCGGTGATCTGGTGATCCGGGTCAACGAGCACACCGTCCGGCGCGGCGACAGCGAGATCACCTTGACCCCGCTGGAGTTCGACCTGTTGCTGGCCCTGGCCCGCCGTCCGCGGCAGGCCTTCACCCGTGAGGTCCTCCTCGAAGAGGTGTGGGGTTACCGGCACGCATCGGACACCCGGCTGGTGAACGTCCATGTGCAGCGGTTGCGCTCCAAGATCGAGAAGGACCCGGAGAAGCCCGAAATCATCGTGACGGTGCGCGGCGTCGGCTACCGCGCCGGTGAGTCCAAGTCGGCCTGATGAAGCGCTGGCTGGCCCGGCTGAACCCACTGCAGCTGTGGTCGCGCTCGCTGCCGTATCGGGTGGTGACCAGCACCATGCTGGCTGCGGTGCTGATCCTGATGGCCACCGGCTGGTTCCTCACCGCTCAGTCGGTCCAGGGAATCATGGCCGGAAAGACCCAGGCCAGCGTGGCTGAGGCATCCTCGGTGGTGACCAGCATGCAGCGCGACCTGTCCGCCACCGACCCGCGGACGACCTCGCTGGGCGAGCGAATCACCCAGCTGACCAGGGAAGCGGCCAACCGCGGCAAGGTCGGCAACCAGTACTTCGTGGTCGTGGAGACGTCGATCGCCCAGATCGGAACCGAGGGTGTGGCCTCCAGCAGCATCCCGGACTCGATCCGGGCGGCCGCAGCGGACGAGGACGGGCTGTGGAGCACTCCGACCATGATCCGCTTCACCGACAGCCGACCCGAGGAGCCCGGGTTGGTGGTCGCGTCCCGGCTGCTGGCACCGGGCCAGGAGCCCTACCGGATCTTCTTCTTGTTCTCCACAGGCCAGGAACAGCAGACCCTCGCCGTGGTCCAGCAGGCCACCTTGGCCACCGGCCTGTTCGTGATCGTGGGACTGGCTGTGATGGTCTACCTGATCTCGCTGCAGATGCTGCGCCCGGTGCGTGATGCCCGTCTGGCCGCAGAGCGCCTGGCCGCCGGTCACCTCACCGACCGGATGAAGGTGACCGGAACCGAGGACCTGGCCGGACTGGCCCGTTCGATGAACCACATGGCCGCCGAGCTGGAACACAAGATCACCGAGTTGGAGCATCTCTCGGCCGTGCAGCAGCGGTTCGTGTCGGACGTCTCACACGAACTGCGTACCCCGCTGACCACCATCCGGATGGCCAGCGAAGTGATCCACGCCCACCGGTTCAGCTTCGATGCGGCCTCGGGACGCTCTGCCGAACTGCTGTCCGCCGAGCTGGATCGGTTCGAGGAGTTGCTCGCCGACCTGCTGGAGATCTCCCGCTTCGACGCCGGTGCCGCCCAGCTGGCGCTGGACGATGTGGACCTGCATGGGCTGTCCACCGAGGAGGTGGCCGCCGTGCAGCGGCTGGCCGAGGAGTCCGGCAGCACCCTGACCGTGCTGGCCAGTGGCAACTGCGTGGCCGAGGTCGACGGACGTCGGATTCGGCGGATCCTGCGCAACCTGCTCACCAATGCCATCGAGCACGGTGAGGGACGACCGATCGTGGTTCAGGTCGCCGGGGACGACAAGTCGGTGGCGATCGCCGTCCGCGATCATGGCGTCGGGTTCACCGTCGCCGAAGGTGGCCAGGTGTTCAACCGCTTCTGGCGGGCCGACCCGTCCCGTGGCCGCCGGGTCGGTGGCACCGGGCTGGGCCTGTCGATCGCGCTGGAGGATGCCCGATTGCACGGCGGCTGGCTGACGGCCTGGGGACGGCCGGGGGAGGGAGCCCAGTTCCGGCTGACGGTGCCGCGGCGGGCCGGCGACACGGTGCGATCCTCGCCGCTGCCGCTGATCCCCGATGACGTGAAGGAGGACGTCGATGCGATCAGCAACTGAGCGCCTGATGATCGCGGCCCTGGCGGTGCTGCTCACCGGCTGCGCGTCGGTGCCGACCACCGGGCCGGTGGCCCACCACACGCCGCAGGCGGTGAGCGTTGACGGCGGCGTCCGGGTCGATCCACTGCCGCCGTCGGAGGGGGCCAGCCCGCTGCTGATCGTCGAAGGCTTCCTGCACGCGATGAGCACCTATCAGCCCGACTATGCCGTGGCCCGGCAGTACCTGACTGACCAGGCCAGCAAGGAATGGCATCCCGAGGACGGTGTCCAGGTCTATGCCGACGGCGTGCCGCTCACCGATGCCGGGTCCTCGGTGCGACTGCTCGCCCAGCCGGTCGGCCGGGTGGACGCCAAGGGCATCTACTCCGCGGCCGATGCGAAGTCCGACCCGATCCGTCAGGACTTCGCCTTGGTGAAGAACTCCCAAGGTCAGTGGCGGATCTCCAAGCCGCCGACCGGGCTGCTGCTGTCCCGCTATCTGTTCTCCACCGGTTTCGCCGACGTGGACTTGCACTTCCTCGATGCCACCGGGTCGGTGCTGGTGCCGGACTCCCGGTTCTTCGCCAGCGGGGACCAGGCGATCAGGGCCGCGGTCGAGGCCGAGCTGGCCGGGCCGTCGGACTGGCTGAAGCCGGCCGTCCAGCCGATCGACACGGCTGGAGTGAGTGTGGTCTCGCTCGACCTGGACCGGACCGGGCTGGTCAAGATCACCCTGGGCGGGAGAGCGTCCTCGCTCAATGCCGCACAGCGACAGCGGCTCCTGGCCGAGTTGGCGTTCACCCTGGCCAGCTTCACTCAGGTGGCCGGGCTGACCGTTACCACGGAGTCGGGCACCTGGATGGATCCGGCCGGACGCGCCGTGGTCACCAGCGCCAGCTACAGCCAGCTCAGCCCGGATAACTCCGGTTCCTCCGGGGTGTTGTTCGCGGTCGAGGGCGATGACCACAAGGTGCGTCAGATCCGCAACGTGACCGATGCCAGTCAGAGCCTCGAAGTGGTGAACGGGTTGACCAACCCCGGCGCTCTCACCGTGAATGCGGCGGCAACCGAGTTGGCGGCGGTGAGCACGGACGGGCGAGTGCTCGAGGTCAGCCGGATCGGCGAGACGAAGGCACGGCAGCTGCGGGTCGGCTCCGGGCTGCTCCGACCCGACTACGGCCGCAACGGTGAGCTCTGGTCGGCCGCAGCGGCCAGCATTCGGCAGCTGAAGGTGTACCGCGCCGATGCCGAGGTGGCCGTGGACACCTCTGCGGTGCCGAACCTGCCGGTGGTGGCGATGCGACTGTCACCCGACGGGGTCCGGCTGGCGCTGGCGCTCAAGGTCGGCAAGTCGACCCAGGTCGGCCTGGCCACGATCGTCCGGCAAGGTGAGACCTTCCGGCTGGGCAGCTGGCGACCGCTCACCCTGACCACCACCGGAACGGCCTCCGGGGCGGCCACGGACATCGGCTGGACGAATGCGACCGGGCTGGCGGTGCTGGTCACCGGGGACACCGGCGGATCCAGCGTGCTCAAGACCACCGAGGACGCCGACACGGTGACAGATCTGGGACCCGGTGACGCCGGCCCGCTGGTCCAGCTCGCCGTGGCGCCGGGCCGGTCCACGCTGGCCCGCAGCGCCGAGGGCAATGTCTATCGCTACGACGGCGAGTTCGCCTGGCCGATGACCATGTCGGCGGTGACTTCGCTGGTCTATTCCGGCTAGGGCTGTGGACGGCTGAACGGCGCGGGCCATCGACCCCCACCGTGCGTACGTGAGGTGGCGAGCGGCGAGCCAGGCGGGCGCCCAGCTGGTGCTGGGGGCCTGCTGTGCCGGATGCCGGCGACCGGGAATCGGGCTGTGCGCATCATGTCGGTCCACCATCCGTAGCACCGCGCCGTTTCGGGTGGACGGTCTGGCCGGGCTGCCTCCGGTGTATGCGGCCGGCGGCTACGCCGGGGTGCTGAAGGAGGTGTTGATCGCGGCTAAGGAGCGCTCGGCGCTCGGGCTGCTTCCGCTGCTGGCCGAAAGACTGGCCGCCGCCGTGGCGGCCCTCCTGCTGGACGACCCGGTCCAGCCGGTGCAGCTGGTCAATGTGCCGACTCTGCCAGCCCGAGCCGTGGAGCGAGGCTTGGATCACACCCGTGAGCTGGCCCGGCTGGCCGCACTACGGCTGCGGCGGCTGGAGGTGGACGTCTGGCCGCGCTCGCTTTTGGTGGTGCAGCGGCGTCCCCAGGACCAGTCCGGGCTGTCCCGCGGGCAGCGCTGGCGCAACCTTGAAGGGGCGTTCCGGGCCGGTGGCGTCCCGACCGTCCCGGTGATCTTGTGCGATGACATCGTCACCACGGGGGCCACGCTGGCCGAAGCCACCCGGGCCTGCCGGGCGGCCGGGGCAGTGGTGCTGGGCTGCGTCACCGTGGCGGCGACAGCGAAAGGGGGCCCCTGCTGAGGCAGGGACCCCCTTTGGGCCGTTCAGAGCCGGATCAGATGGCGGAAGAGTCGCTTTCGCCCGTCCGAACCCGAACGACGGTATCCACCGGGATAACCCAGACCTTGCCGTCGCCGACCTGGCCGGTCCGAGCGGCCTGGACGATGACGCCGGTCAAAGCCTCGGCCTCCTCGTCGTCGACCAGGACCTCCAGGCGAACCTTGGTGATGAAGTCGATGGTGTATTCCTCACCGCGGTAGACCTCGACGTGACCCCGCTGGCGGCCGTAGCCGGACACCTCGGAGATGGTCATTCCACCCACGCCATGGCGCACCAGCGCCTTCTGCACGGTCTCCAGCGCCTCCGGCTGGATGATGGCGGTTACCAGTTTCACTTTGAAGCTCCCGTCTTGTCGGCCTCAGCCAGGTCGTCCTTGGTGAGGACGAGGGTCCGCTGGACCTTGTTGGTGTAGTAGACCGGGCTCAGGTCGTAGCCGGCCTCGGAGTGCTCGGCCAGGTCGATCCCGCTGAGCTCGTCCGCCGGGCTGATCCGCCAACCGATGGTGTGCTTGATGATCAGCGCGATGATGTAGGTCACGATCGCGGAGTAGAGCATCACCGAGAAGGCGCCGATGGCCTGCTTGCCGAGCTGCTCGAAGCCGCCGCCGTAGAACAGGCCGGCGACACCAGGTGCGTGAGCCTTGGTCGGGTCAGCGGCATCGGCGATCGAGGTCAGCGCCAGCGGGCTGGCGAAGAAGCCGATCAGCAGGGTG
The nucleotide sequence above comes from Propionicimonas paludicola. Encoded proteins:
- a CDS encoding YqgE/AlgH family protein, with protein sequence MSGFAVGDLLVAGITISDGVFDGTVVLLVEVDESGTVGVVLNRISELDLGSALPSWAGLVSEPARLFDGGPVSQQGAICLAEPSHAGEEPPGWRPIFGRVGLLNLETPVEIAAGAYRRLRIFAGYAGWDAGQLERELELAMWHVLPAAHDDVFDTQPNSLWRRVLRRQGGELALLSTWTANAELN
- the mtrA gene encoding MtrAB system response regulator MtrA, with product MLSEAPRTAPARILVVDDDEALAEMLHIVLESEGYDARLCHNGDTALAAFHDYRPDLVLLDLMLPGRDGVDVCRDIREESGVPVIMLTAKSDTTDVVDGLAAGADDYVPKPFKTQELIARIKTRLRRHVVADSDNDTLRIGDLVIRVNEHTVRRGDSEITLTPLEFDLLLALARRPRQAFTREVLLEEVWGYRHASDTRLVNVHVQRLRSKIEKDPEKPEIIVTVRGVGYRAGESKSA
- the mtrB gene encoding MtrAB system histidine kinase MtrB; this translates as MKRWLARLNPLQLWSRSLPYRVVTSTMLAAVLILMATGWFLTAQSVQGIMAGKTQASVAEASSVVTSMQRDLSATDPRTTSLGERITQLTREAANRGKVGNQYFVVVETSIAQIGTEGVASSSIPDSIRAAAADEDGLWSTPTMIRFTDSRPEEPGLVVASRLLAPGQEPYRIFFLFSTGQEQQTLAVVQQATLATGLFVIVGLAVMVYLISLQMLRPVRDARLAAERLAAGHLTDRMKVTGTEDLAGLARSMNHMAAELEHKITELEHLSAVQQRFVSDVSHELRTPLTTIRMASEVIHAHRFSFDAASGRSAELLSAELDRFEELLADLLEISRFDAGAAQLALDDVDLHGLSTEEVAAVQRLAEESGSTLTVLASGNCVAEVDGRRIRRILRNLLTNAIEHGEGRPIVVQVAGDDKSVAIAVRDHGVGFTVAEGGQVFNRFWRADPSRGRRVGGTGLGLSIALEDARLHGGWLTAWGRPGEGAQFRLTVPRRAGDTVRSSPLPLIPDDVKEDVDAISN
- a CDS encoding GerMN domain-containing protein, whose translation is MRSATERLMIAALAVLLTGCASVPTTGPVAHHTPQAVSVDGGVRVDPLPPSEGASPLLIVEGFLHAMSTYQPDYAVARQYLTDQASKEWHPEDGVQVYADGVPLTDAGSSVRLLAQPVGRVDAKGIYSAADAKSDPIRQDFALVKNSQGQWRISKPPTGLLLSRYLFSTGFADVDLHFLDATGSVLVPDSRFFASGDQAIRAAVEAELAGPSDWLKPAVQPIDTAGVSVVSLDLDRTGLVKITLGGRASSLNAAQRQRLLAELAFTLASFTQVAGLTVTTESGTWMDPAGRAVVTSASYSQLSPDNSGSSGVLFAVEGDDHKVRQIRNVTDASQSLEVVNGLTNPGALTVNAAATELAAVSTDGRVLEVSRIGETKARQLRVGSGLLRPDYGRNGELWSAAAASIRQLKVYRADAEVAVDTSAVPNLPVVAMRLSPDGVRLALALKVGKSTQVGLATIVRQGETFRLGSWRPLTLTTTGTASGAATDIGWTNATGLAVLVTGDTGGSSVLKTTEDADTVTDLGPGDAGPLVQLAVAPGRSTLARSAEGNVYRYDGEFAWPMTMSAVTSLVYSG
- a CDS encoding ComF family protein — protein: MDGLAGLPPVYAAGGYAGVLKEVLIAAKERSALGLLPLLAERLAAAVAALLLDDPVQPVQLVNVPTLPARAVERGLDHTRELARLAALRLRRLEVDVWPRSLLVVQRRPQDQSGLSRGQRWRNLEGAFRAGGVPTVPVILCDDIVTTGATLAEATRACRAAGAVVLGCVTVAATAKGGPC
- a CDS encoding P-II family nitrogen regulator yields the protein MKLVTAIIQPEALETVQKALVRHGVGGMTISEVSGYGRQRGHVEVYRGEEYTIDFITKVRLEVLVDDEEAEALTGVIVQAARTGQVGDGKVWVIPVDTVVRVRTGESDSSAI